From Callospermophilus lateralis isolate mCalLat2 chromosome 5, mCalLat2.hap1, whole genome shotgun sequence, a single genomic window includes:
- the Slc36a1 gene encoding proton-coupled amino acid transporter 1: MSTQRLRNEDYHDYSSTDVSPEESPSEGLSNFSPGSYQRFGESSSTTWFQTLIHLLKGNIGTGLLGLPLAVKNAGLLMGPLSLLVIGIVAVHCMGILVKCAHHFCRRLNKPFVDYGDTVMYGLESSPSSWLRNHAHWGRHIVDFFLIVTQLGFCCVYFVFLAENFKQVIEAANGTTTNCHDNETVILTPTMDSRLYMLSFLPFLVLLVFIRNLRVLSIFSLLANISMLVSLIMIYQFIVQKIPDPRNLPLVASWKTYPLFFGTAIFAFEGIGMVLPLENKMKDPQKFPLILYLGMGIVTGLYITLGCLGYLQFGADIQGSITLNLPNCWLYQSVKLLYSIGIFFTYALQFYVPAEIIIPFFVSRAPEHCELVVDLFVRTVMVCLTCILAILVPRLDLVISLVGSVSSSALALIIPPLLEITTYYSEGMNPLTIAKDALISILGFVGFVAGTYQALDELIQPSSAPISINSTSASV; the protein is encoded by the exons ATGTCCACCCAGAGGCTTCGGAACGAAGACTACCACGACTACAGCTCCACGGACGTGAGCCCTGAGGAGAGCCCATCAGAAGGCCTGAGCAACTTCTCCCCTGGCTCCTACCAGCGTTTTGGGGAAAGCAGCAGCACAAC ATGGTTCCAGACCTTGATCCACCTGTTAAAAGGCAACATTGGCACAGGACTCCTGGGGCTGCCTTTGGCAGTGAAAAATGCAGGCCTCTTG ATGGGTCCCCTCAGCCTGCTGGTGATAGGCATTGTGGCCGTCCACTGCATGGGTATCCTGGTGAAATGTGCTCATCACTTCTGCCGCAG GCTGAACAAACCCTTTGTGGACTATGGGGACACTGTGATGTATGGTCTAGAATCCAGCCCCAGCTCCTGGCTCCGGAACCACGCTCACTGGGGAAG GCACATCGTGGACTTCTTCCTGATTGTCACTCAGCTGGGATTCTGCTGTGTCTATTTTGTGTTTCTTGCTGAGAACTTTAAACAG GTGATAGAAGCAGCCAACGGGACCACCACCAACTGCCATGACAATGAGACAGTGATTCTGACGCCCACCATGGACTCCAGACTCTACATGCTCTCCTTCCTGCCCTTCCTGGTGCTGCTGGTCTTCATCAGGAACCTCCGCGTCCTGTCCATCTTCTCCCTGTTGGCCAACATCAGCATGCTGGTCAGCCTGATCATGATCTACCAGTTCATTGTTCAG AAAATCCCTGACCCCAGAAACCTCCCCTTGGTGGCATCCTGGAAAACCTACCCTCTCTTCTTTGGCACGGCCATCTTTGCATTTGAAGGCATCGGAATG GTGCTGCCCCTTGAAAACAAAATGAAGGATCCTCAGAAATTCCCACTCATCCTATACTTGGGGATGGGCATCGTCACCGGCCTCTACATCACCCTGGGATGCCTCGGGTACCTGCAATTTGGAGctgatatccaaggcagcatcacCCTCAACCTGCCCAACTGCTG GTTGTACCAGTCTGTTAAGCTGCTCTACTCCATTGGCATCTTCTTCACCTACGCGCTCCAGTTCTACGTCCCGGCTGAGATCATCATCCCCTTCTTTGTGTCCCGAGCGCCTGAGCACTGCGAGTTGGTGGTGGACCTGTTCGTGCGCACGGTGATGGTCTGCCTGACGT GCATCTTGGCCATCCTCGTCCCCCGCCTGGACCTGGTCATCTCCCTGGTGGGCTCCGTGAGCAGCAGCGCCCTGGCCCTCATCATCCCCCCGTTGCTGGAGATCACCACCTACTACTCAGAGGGCATGAACCCCCTCACCATCGCCAAGGACGCCCTCATCAGCATCCTGGGCTTTGTGGGCTTTGTGGCGGGGACTTACCAGGCCCTTGATGAGCTGATCCAGCCAAGCAGTGCCCCCATCTCCATCAACTCCACCAGTGCCTCTGTATAG